In Streptococcus parasuis, the following proteins share a genomic window:
- the purB gene encoding adenylosuccinate lyase, which produces MIDRYSRPEMAAIWSEENKYKAWLEVEILADEAWAELGEIPKEDVALIREKATFDIDRILEIEEETRHDVVAFTRAVSESLGEERKWVHYGLTSTDVVDTAYGYLYKQANDIIRRDLENFTNIIADKAREHKYTIMMGRTHGVHAEPTTFGLKLATWYSEMKRNMERFDVAAKGVEAGKISGAVGNFANIPPFVEEYVCGKLGIRPQEISTQVLPRDLHAEYFSALALIATSIERMATEIRGLQKSEQREVEEYFAKGQKGSSAMPHKRNPIGSENMTGLARVVRGHLVTAFENVALWHERDISHSSAERIITPDTTILINYMLNRFGNIVKNLTVFPENMKRNMESTFGLIYSQRVMLSLIEKGMTREEAYDLVQPKTAQSWDNQVDFKPLLEADERVTAKLSQEEIDELFNPDYYAKRVDDIFERLGL; this is translated from the coding sequence ATGATTGATCGTTATTCGCGCCCAGAGATGGCGGCTATTTGGAGTGAAGAAAACAAGTACAAGGCTTGGTTGGAGGTGGAAATCCTCGCTGATGAGGCTTGGGCTGAGTTGGGTGAGATCCCCAAGGAAGATGTGGCTTTGATTCGTGAGAAGGCGACTTTTGACATCGACCGCATTTTAGAGATTGAAGAGGAAACCCGTCACGATGTGGTGGCTTTCACCCGTGCGGTTTCGGAAAGTCTTGGTGAGGAACGCAAGTGGGTCCATTACGGTCTGACATCGACCGACGTGGTGGACACGGCTTACGGCTACCTTTACAAGCAGGCCAACGACATTATCCGTCGTGACCTTGAAAACTTTACCAATATCATCGCCGACAAGGCTCGTGAGCACAAGTACACCATTATGATGGGTCGGACTCACGGTGTCCATGCGGAGCCAACGACCTTCGGTCTTAAATTGGCGACTTGGTATAGCGAAATGAAACGCAATATGGAGCGTTTTGATGTGGCAGCCAAGGGTGTTGAGGCTGGTAAAATTTCAGGTGCGGTTGGTAACTTTGCCAACATTCCTCCATTTGTGGAAGAGTATGTTTGTGGCAAATTAGGCATTCGTCCGCAGGAAATTTCTACCCAGGTTCTTCCTCGTGACCTCCACGCAGAATATTTCTCAGCTCTAGCCTTGATTGCAACGTCTATCGAGCGTATGGCGACAGAGATCCGTGGGCTACAAAAATCTGAACAACGCGAAGTCGAAGAGTATTTCGCCAAAGGCCAAAAAGGCAGCTCTGCTATGCCCCATAAACGCAACCCTATCGGCTCTGAAAATATGACCGGTCTGGCTCGTGTGGTGCGTGGACACTTGGTGACGGCTTTTGAGAATGTGGCTCTCTGGCACGAACGCGATATTTCCCACTCGTCAGCGGAGCGGATTATCACACCGGATACGACCATTCTAATCAACTATATGCTTAATCGTTTTGGTAATATCGTCAAGAACTTGACGGTTTTCCCTGAAAATATGAAACGCAATATGGAGTCGACTTTTGGCTTGATTTATAGCCAGCGTGTCATGCTCAGCTTGATTGAAAAAGGTATGACCCGTGAGGAAGCCTATGACTTGGTGCAACCAAAAACGGCGCAGTCTTGGGACAATCAAGTGGACTTCAAGCCTCTTCTTGAAGCGGATGAGCGTGTGACAGCTAAACTTAGTCAGGAAGAAATCGATGAACTCTTCAACCCAGACTACTATGCTAAGCGGGTTGATGATATCTTTGAACGACTTGGATTATAA
- a CDS encoding ABC transporter ATP-binding protein: MKKIVRLIYRHLKKNLFILGILLSITGVILGLFVPKVIGQFLDRHFLVDLLEHPIKLIGYLSLFILINVIKVFGNYLICRVGNLAIKEVQVTIYSDLLHSEVSALDHFQSGDIASRLTNDMSAVLNFITVVLPNLFMNVLILLGSIYFLWTISSSLTLMSLLLMPLIALVMVPMSHKLENSYSNYQKGLGDISSRISHKFTHFRLMKAFQGEESELHSMTEAFDRLALSFENIIKYSVVQHSLVSSLMMGLIILMLLVAGMEVTNGMMTIATLTTFVLYMMQLIEPVIDMVSSLNELTEFKAISKRLVELLEQSKEEQPLTELMIQDASIQLKDVHFSYNEDQVLNGLSVEIPAGSHVAVVGPSGAGKSTIFSLLMKFYEDYQGDILIGGHSLSSISAKQVRSMISYIPQDNTLFHGTIRENLIYGKNEAVSEERICFILKELGLNKLVSEMEQGLDTQILENGAGLSEGQKQRLNIARALLLEHPIYLLDEVTASLDNVTEHIISKAIDRLTVGKTRLTIAHRLHTVKGADAILVLDKNGQVSDYGNHQQLMTRSHLYNDFLRNLPNAS; encoded by the coding sequence ATGAAAAAAATAGTCAGGCTAATATATCGTCATCTGAAAAAGAATCTATTCATTTTAGGTATTTTATTAAGTATAACAGGTGTAATTTTGGGACTATTTGTACCAAAAGTTATCGGACAGTTCCTAGATCGGCACTTCCTTGTTGATTTATTAGAACATCCTATCAAACTGATTGGTTATCTTTCACTTTTTATCTTAATTAATGTAATAAAAGTTTTTGGAAACTATTTGATTTGTAGGGTTGGAAATTTGGCGATAAAGGAGGTACAAGTAACAATATATTCTGATTTGTTACACTCGGAAGTTTCTGCATTGGATCACTTTCAATCAGGGGACATTGCCAGTCGTCTAACCAATGATATGTCTGCTGTTTTAAATTTTATAACGGTAGTTCTTCCGAATTTATTCATGAATGTTCTTATTCTACTAGGCTCTATTTATTTTCTTTGGACTATTAGTTCCTCTCTCACTCTCATGAGTCTACTGCTGATGCCTCTTATAGCTTTAGTAATGGTGCCAATGAGCCACAAATTAGAGAACAGCTATTCAAATTATCAAAAGGGTTTGGGTGACATTTCTAGCCGTATCAGTCATAAATTTACTCATTTCCGTTTGATGAAGGCTTTTCAAGGAGAAGAATCTGAATTACATAGTATGACAGAAGCTTTTGACCGTTTAGCTCTCAGTTTTGAAAACATAATAAAATATTCAGTTGTGCAACATTCGCTAGTTAGTAGCTTAATGATGGGATTAATTATCTTAATGTTACTTGTTGCAGGAATGGAAGTAACAAACGGAATGATGACAATAGCAACACTAACAACCTTTGTTTTATACATGATGCAACTGATTGAACCTGTGATTGATATGGTTTCATCTTTGAATGAATTGACAGAATTTAAAGCGATTTCTAAGAGACTGGTAGAATTATTAGAACAGAGTAAGGAAGAACAACCATTAACTGAATTGATGATTCAAGATGCTTCAATTCAATTGAAAGATGTTCATTTCTCATACAATGAAGATCAAGTATTGAATGGTCTTTCCGTGGAAATCCCTGCGGGCTCGCATGTGGCTGTTGTTGGTCCAAGTGGTGCTGGGAAATCAACGATTTTTTCTTTGTTGATGAAGTTTTATGAAGATTACCAGGGAGATATTTTGATTGGTGGTCACTCGCTATCGTCAATTTCTGCAAAACAAGTGAGAAGCATGATTTCTTATATTCCACAGGACAATACGCTTTTCCATGGAACGATTAGGGAAAATCTTATATATGGTAAAAATGAAGCTGTATCGGAGGAACGAATTTGCTTTATTTTAAAAGAGTTGGGTCTCAATAAGTTAGTTTCGGAGATGGAACAAGGCTTAGATACACAGATTCTAGAAAATGGTGCAGGTCTGTCAGAGGGTCAGAAACAACGCTTAAATATTGCGAGAGCTTTGTTACTAGAGCACCCTATCTATCTTTTAGACGAAGTAACAGCAAGCTTAGATAATGTGACGGAACACATCATTAGCAAAGCGATTGATCGTCTAACAGTTGGAAAGACACGCTTGACCATTGCTCACCGCCTACATACTGTAAAAGGAGCTGACGCTATTCTTGTCTTGGATAAAAATGGGCAGGTTTCTGATTATGGGAACCATCAACAGCTAATGACTCGTAGCCATTTGTACAATGATTTTCTAAGAAACTTACCAAATGCAAGTTAA
- a CDS encoding class IIb bacteriocin, lactobin A/cerein 7B family, with protein MTKFETLDNLNTNFVTLSENELMELEGGIAPAIIYGGAVAGGLLLGWLLG; from the coding sequence ATGACTAAATTTGAAACATTAGATAACTTGAATACAAACTTTGTAACATTATCAGAAAATGAATTGATGGAATTGGAAGGTGGTATTGCTCCCGCAATTATTTACGGTGGAGCAGTTGCAGGAGGATTATTGCTGGGTTGGCTTCTAGGTTAA
- a CDS encoding amino acid transporter: MKELLKPVFRSILSKREIVLFLICMIYPLITALVSIFQAGIASYAEGEQISFIMFWQIIVHTQWQLTIPTLLLSYSVMSVFRNEISSKRLFLFKDIEKPLIFKAKIYNLMKILGIFTIGTFITSFICYYVFMLPHNYISGHFFPSSPQSLSHHLLIILARIAVYVIVILLVANLSIRYNIAASVLGGVLFMLFSNVAPQLSLGKFLFPTGYAELGGSTLFAVFGLIFISGVYCCTFYYLGMRAFEKIEY, from the coding sequence ATGAAGGAATTATTAAAACCTGTTTTTCGTTCAATTTTAAGTAAGAGAGAAATAGTATTATTTTTAATTTGTATGATATATCCGTTGATAACTGCTTTAGTCAGTATTTTTCAAGCTGGTATTGCAAGTTACGCTGAAGGAGAACAGATTTCGTTTATCATGTTTTGGCAGATAATTGTGCATACTCAGTGGCAACTCACAATTCCAACATTATTATTAAGTTACAGTGTGATGAGTGTCTTTAGAAATGAAATTTCTTCAAAACGTCTGTTTTTATTTAAAGATATCGAAAAACCACTCATATTTAAAGCGAAGATCTATAACCTGATGAAAATTTTAGGAATTTTTACTATTGGTACATTTATCACATCATTTATTTGTTATTATGTGTTCATGTTGCCTCATAACTATATTTCAGGACATTTCTTCCCAAGTTCCCCCCAATCACTATCACATCATTTATTGATTATTTTAGCCCGAATAGCAGTATATGTTATTGTTATTCTTTTAGTAGCTAATCTTTCTATCCGGTATAATATTGCAGCATCGGTGCTTGGAGGGGTACTATTTATGCTATTTTCAAATGTAGCTCCTCAATTATCGTTAGGTAAATTCTTATTTCCAACAGGGTATGCTGAGTTGGGTGGCTCAACCTTATTTGCTGTATTTGGATTAATTTTTATTAGTGGTGTTTATTGCTGCACTTTCTATTATTTAGGAATGAGGGCATTTGAAAAAATAGAATATTAG
- a CDS encoding CPBP family intramembrane glutamic endopeptidase: MNTHAKNNKIFYLIIVVALIMLAGLIANIGNVALIMLGILQNDSGHLFVKLVGMSTGFILIPTFISKKIGIEFEEELVPFSKNQSILILVIILLMNSIFIKSDEIFTALIVAICEEYLFRYVAFHILFKEYHTFFTIIVTSLLFGLLLHINGDFWLNAMIKVPAGYLLSRVGLKFGLQYSIAIHWLHNVVVGKII; this comes from the coding sequence GTGAATACACATGCTAAAAATAATAAAATATTTTATTTGATAATAGTTGTTGCTCTTATTATGTTAGCTGGTTTAATAGCAAATATTGGCAATGTTGCATTAATAATGTTGGGAATTCTACAGAATGATAGTGGTCATTTATTTGTTAAGTTAGTAGGAATGAGTACAGGATTTATTTTAATTCCCACTTTTATTTCAAAGAAAATTGGAATCGAGTTTGAAGAGGAATTGGTTCCGTTTAGCAAAAATCAGTCTATATTGATACTCGTTATCATTCTTCTGATGAATTCAATTTTTATTAAATCAGATGAAATTTTTACAGCACTGATTGTTGCAATCTGTGAGGAATACTTATTTCGATATGTCGCATTTCATATTTTATTTAAGGAATATCATACGTTTTTCACTATTATAGTGACATCATTACTTTTTGGGTTATTACTTCATATAAATGGAGATTTTTGGTTAAATGCGATGATTAAAGTACCTGCAGGTTATCTGTTGTCTAGGGTAGGTCTGAAATTTGGTTTACAATATTCTATTGCCATTCATTGGTTACACAATGTAGTGGTTGGGAAAATTATTTAA
- the purK gene encoding 5-(carboxyamino)imidazole ribonucleotide synthase, which yields MNSSKTIGIIGGGQLGQMMAISAIYMGHKVITLDPAADCPASKVSEVIVAPYHDVAALKQLAERCDVLTYEFENVDADGLDAVIKDGQLPQGTDLLRISQNRIFEKDFLAKKAGVQVAPYKVVTSSLDLEGLDLSKNYVLKTATGGYDGHGQKVIREAADLGAASQLANSAECVLEEFVNFDLEISVLVSGNGSDYTVFPVQENIHRNNILYKTIVPARISDELAEKAKTMALQIADKLQLAGTLCVEMFVAGQEILVNEIAPRPHNSGHYSIEACNFSQFDTHIQGILGQPLPPIRLLSPAVMINVLGQDMEAAQAFSQENPNAYLHFYGKLEAKHNRKMGHVTVLGEDVEVEL from the coding sequence ATGAACTCATCTAAAACGATAGGTATTATTGGCGGTGGTCAGCTAGGTCAGATGATGGCCATTTCCGCTATTTATATGGGTCACAAGGTGATCACGCTGGATCCAGCTGCAGACTGCCCAGCCTCCAAGGTCAGCGAGGTTATCGTCGCTCCCTATCACGATGTGGCGGCCCTCAAACAGTTGGCGGAGCGGTGCGATGTCTTGACCTACGAGTTTGAAAATGTCGATGCCGACGGACTGGATGCAGTCATCAAGGACGGACAGCTCCCTCAGGGGACAGATCTCCTCCGTATTTCCCAAAACCGCATTTTTGAGAAGGATTTTTTGGCCAAAAAAGCTGGCGTGCAAGTCGCCCCTTACAAAGTTGTCACATCTAGCCTAGACCTAGAAGGTCTGGACCTCAGCAAAAACTATGTTTTAAAAACAGCCACTGGGGGCTACGACGGACATGGCCAGAAGGTCATTCGAGAAGCAGCGGACTTGGGGGCGGCTAGTCAGTTAGCTAACTCTGCCGAGTGTGTATTGGAAGAGTTTGTGAATTTCGACCTGGAAATCTCCGTCCTTGTGTCTGGGAATGGCTCCGACTACACAGTCTTTCCTGTGCAGGAAAATATCCACCGCAATAATATTCTTTACAAAACTATCGTGCCTGCCCGTATTTCAGATGAACTAGCTGAAAAAGCCAAAACAATGGCCTTGCAAATAGCAGATAAACTTCAATTAGCAGGCACCCTTTGTGTTGAAATGTTTGTGGCAGGGCAGGAAATTCTTGTGAATGAAATTGCCCCTCGACCACACAATTCAGGACACTATTCTATTGAAGCTTGTAATTTTTCACAGTTTGATACCCATATACAGGGTATCCTTGGTCAACCCCTCCCTCCTATTCGCCTGCTCTCTCCAGCCGTTATGATCAACGTCCTCGGACAAGACATGGAAGCAGCACAAGCCTTTTCTCAAGAAAATCCTAACGCATATCTTCATTTTTATGGTAAACTAGAAGCGAAGCACAATCGCAAAATGGGACATGTGACGGTGTTGGGGGAGGATGTTGAGGTAGAGTTGTAG
- a CDS encoding ABC transporter ATP-binding protein, which translates to MLKIENLSKRFSGNDFYSLKDVNLTINQGDIVGLIGKNGAGKSTLLKLIAKSLRPTDGSIEYFGHNIHQTKHILSNFGIMIEPVFYPEMTVMDNLKFYLDIHGKKEQYSNIEKTLRLVDLWEARNRKPKGFSFGMKQRTALAIALVSEPEFLLLDEPFVGLDPLGVNQLISILKQWSQERNISMIISSHQLGELEALCNRYVYIEGGRLETEMQIQSAPSVIIQLKDDLSEVQLPLELFESIQDGKIEVTIDSEADYLNQLMYTLSSQKAIKKIEIKENHLKDYFEMGD; encoded by the coding sequence ATGTTAAAAATAGAGAATTTATCAAAAAGATTTTCAGGAAATGATTTCTACTCTTTAAAAGATGTGAATCTAACGATTAATCAAGGAGATATTGTAGGATTAATCGGGAAAAACGGAGCAGGAAAGTCTACTTTATTGAAGTTAATTGCAAAATCTCTAAGACCAACGGATGGGAGCATTGAGTATTTTGGACATAATATTCATCAGACAAAGCATATTCTGTCAAATTTTGGAATCATGATTGAACCAGTTTTTTATCCAGAAATGACAGTAATGGACAATTTGAAATTTTATCTAGATATTCATGGAAAAAAAGAACAATATTCTAATATTGAGAAAACACTTCGTTTAGTTGATTTATGGGAAGCAAGAAATAGGAAACCAAAAGGGTTTTCATTTGGAATGAAACAAAGGACAGCCTTGGCTATAGCCCTGGTATCGGAGCCAGAATTCTTGTTGCTTGATGAACCATTTGTTGGACTAGATCCATTAGGAGTAAATCAATTAATTTCGATACTAAAACAGTGGTCACAAGAACGAAATATTTCAATGATTATCTCTAGTCACCAATTAGGAGAATTAGAGGCTTTATGCAATCGTTATGTATACATTGAAGGAGGCAGGCTTGAAACGGAAATGCAGATTCAATCTGCTCCAAGTGTTATTATTCAATTGAAAGATGATTTATCAGAAGTCCAATTACCTCTTGAACTGTTTGAAAGTATCCAAGATGGTAAAATTGAGGTTACAATCGATTCGGAGGCGGATTATTTGAATCAATTAATGTATACACTATCCAGTCAAAAAGCCATTAAAAAAATTGAAATAAAAGAAAACCATTTGAAAGATTATTTTGAGATGGGAGACTAA
- a CDS encoding Msa family membrane protein translates to MLFVVSMLYAALVFISITFLSDMPLIVLAGLLYVLPLIVSVVVTNKLIKQSKNTGIAKLIMVPLLSLLFYISFGIFAEQSGEWQQYILQNTVQTSNFTVEVSNSLLYPSQLIFATILYFSIFGLNYYYQMHRNTTLVEA, encoded by the coding sequence ATGTTGTTTGTTGTTTCCATGTTATATGCTGCTTTAGTATTTATATCCATAACATTTTTGAGCGATATGCCTCTAATTGTTTTAGCTGGTCTTCTATATGTGTTACCACTTATCGTTAGTGTTGTTGTTACGAATAAATTAATAAAACAATCTAAGAATACAGGCATAGCGAAACTGATCATGGTACCACTATTATCACTACTATTTTATATTTCTTTTGGTATTTTTGCTGAACAAAGTGGAGAATGGCAACAATATATTTTACAAAACACAGTACAGACAAGTAATTTTACAGTGGAGGTAAGTAATTCTCTACTTTATCCTTCTCAGTTAATTTTTGCCACAATTCTATATTTTAGTATATTTGGATTAAATTACTATTATCAGATGCATAGAAATACAACACTAGTGGAGGCATAG
- a CDS encoding MerR family transcriptional regulator, translated as MRVKDVERLTGLSTKAIRLYEEKGLISVERNPVNDYRDYSVENVRQLRLIKLLRYFDFSLSELEESFTWSEEGLKSALLRKKQAIIQKQERLTNKIDLLDQVVKDLGKNDGWLEEIQNSITHMESDDFQELKKDIEYALLPSIWMTLLQTFILSGPILWLFTRIQQGRQENLLLLSILSLFASAWITLLWRDYLVNWWKNRDKVCKKNRSQVWWIPIALVSLVVGIVCFILVSWLIETFFLPSDWLFYEYSIGLSKVFILFIMTFLILLFGKLARLLRLSWKYLLALIGSCILLMALLISTTTAVTNNRIIEINLIVPSKEFVYSDVKSVWTGFGTKLFTLDETKRQGTFSYCIDLDGEEKVFMQPTVNQKLVSDDTYIELEEFDQRLMELGISKESSAEGSQYNDLDPHYVERFLRIIENK; from the coding sequence ATGCGAGTAAAAGATGTGGAAAGGTTGACAGGGCTGTCAACTAAGGCAATACGTCTCTATGAGGAGAAGGGATTGATTTCTGTGGAGAGAAATCCGGTCAACGATTATCGTGACTATTCAGTGGAAAATGTGCGGCAACTTCGTTTGATTAAGTTGCTCCGCTATTTCGATTTTTCTTTATCAGAGTTAGAAGAATCTTTTACATGGTCAGAAGAAGGGTTGAAATCGGCTTTGTTGAGAAAAAAGCAAGCCATCATTCAGAAGCAAGAAAGATTGACGAATAAGATTGATTTGCTAGACCAAGTGGTCAAAGACTTGGGGAAGAATGATGGTTGGCTTGAAGAAATACAGAATTCGATTACTCATATGGAAAGCGATGATTTCCAAGAGTTGAAAAAAGACATAGAATATGCCTTGCTACCGAGTATTTGGATGACTCTTTTGCAGACGTTCATATTATCAGGTCCGATTCTTTGGTTGTTTACAAGAATTCAACAAGGCCGCCAAGAAAACCTACTCTTACTATCTATTCTCTCGCTTTTTGCTTCCGCCTGGATAACACTCCTGTGGAGAGATTATCTTGTGAATTGGTGGAAGAATCGGGACAAGGTTTGTAAGAAAAACCGCAGTCAAGTTTGGTGGATTCCCATAGCACTAGTTTCCCTTGTGGTCGGGATTGTCTGCTTTATCTTGGTTAGCTGGTTGATAGAAACTTTTTTTCTACCAAGTGATTGGCTCTTTTATGAGTATTCGATTGGTCTGAGTAAGGTTTTTATATTATTTATCATGACTTTTCTTATATTGCTTTTTGGAAAACTGGCGAGACTGTTGAGGCTGTCATGGAAATATCTACTTGCTCTGATAGGAAGTTGTATCTTGTTGATGGCTCTGCTAATTAGTACAACAACAGCTGTCACTAATAATCGTATCATTGAAATTAATCTGATTGTTCCGTCCAAAGAATTTGTTTACAGCGATGTCAAGTCGGTCTGGACAGGATTTGGGACAAAGTTGTTTACACTAGATGAGACTAAACGACAGGGAACATTTAGCTACTGTATTGATTTAGATGGGGAAGAAAAAGTGTTCATGCAACCGACTGTCAATCAGAAATTAGTGTCAGATGACACCTATATTGAGCTAGAAGAATTTGATCAGCGACTGATGGAATTGGGAATTTCCAAAGAAAGTTCGGCAGAAGGTAGTCAGTACAATGATTTGGATCCACATTATGTAGAGCGATTTTTACGGATTATTGAAAATAAATAG